One Cellulomonas taurus genomic region harbors:
- a CDS encoding HGxxPAAW family protein — protein MAGQPLRTENPRGGVAATAQGPRMEALRLPPVAPPTNHGRTVAAWTVTYVVVAGFLVAALAMIFSLVWLFWVGMGAAIAGVVAGIVLRAAGFGQGGKHTPSHHH, from the coding sequence ATGGCCGGTCAGCCGCTGCGTACTGAGAACCCCCGGGGTGGCGTCGCCGCCACCGCACAGGGTCCGCGGATGGAGGCCCTGCGCCTCCCGCCGGTGGCTCCGCCCACCAACCACGGCCGCACCGTCGCGGCCTGGACGGTCACCTACGTGGTCGTCGCCGGTTTCCTGGTGGCGGCCCTGGCGATGATCTTCTCCCTGGTCTGGTTGTTCTGGGTCGGGATGGGTGCGGCGATCGCGGGTGTGGTCGCCGGGATCGTGCTGCGGGCCGCGGGCTTCGGCCAGGGTGGCAAGCACACCCCCTCGCACCACCACTGA